The following is a genomic window from Parabacteroides johnsonii DSM 18315.
GATATCGTGCTGGCTACCGTCGTATGTCATATACAAGTAGTTCGTCAGTTCGGGATGTTCCGAGGCGATCGTATTGATGCGTTTTACGCTCGGTAGGATACCTAATTTCTTACGCAGGTTACGCACGCGGATGTTTTCCTTTTCCATGTTGCCTTCCGGATTTTCAACATAGCGGGCGATCTGGAAGTCGGAGAATCCCAGGCGTTTTGCTTCCTTCAGCACATCTTCCGGCAGATCCTCGATCTTATTGTAGGCAGACAGTACTTTCGTATAGTCTACGATGTTTTTCAGTTTTTCCAGGAACCACGGGGTGATTTTGGATAGTTCGTGTATGCGGTCTACCGTGTAGCCTTCTTCAAGCGCTTTGGCTACGGCGAAAATACGCAAGTCGGTCGGGTTGGCCAGTGCGTCGTCCAGGTTGTCGAATTCCACGTCGTTATTGCCGACGAAGCCGTGCATGCCCTGTCCGATCATGCGCAGACCTTTCTGCATGATTTCCTCGAAGCTCTTACCGATCGACATGATCTCGCCGACAGACTTCATGCTCGAACCGATCAGACGGCTTACACCGACGAACTTGGTCAAGTCCCAACGCGGGATCTTCACGATCATGTAGTCTACTTCCGGTGCTTTATAGGCGGAGTTGGGGGTTCCCATTTCGCCGATTTCGTCAAGGCTGTAACCCAGCGCCAACTTGGCTGCCACGAATGCCAGCGGATAACCGCTCGCTTTGGAGGCAAGTGCGGAAGAACGGCTCAGGCGGGCGTTTACTTCGATCACGCGGTAGTCACAAGTCTCGGAGTTGAATGCGTACTGGATGTTACATTCGCCGACGATACCTAAATGGCGGATCGTCTTGGTTGAAAGTTCTTTCAGCAGATCCAGTTCTTTGTCTGTCAGTGAACAGGTAGGAGCGACAACGATACTTTCGCCGGTATGTACGCCTAACGGGTCCACATTTTCCATGCTTACGACCGTGAAGCAGTGGTCGTTCTTGTCGCGGATTACTTCAAATTCGATTTCCTTCCAGCCTTTCAGCGATTCTTCCACCAATACCTGGGGAGAATAGGCGAAAGCACTTTCTGCCAGCGAACGCAGTTCGGCCTCGTCCTTGCAGATACCGCTACCCATACCGCCCAATGCGTATGCGGAACGGATCATAACCGGGAAACCGATCTCGTAAGCCGCCTTTACGGCGTCTTCCAGGTTTTCGACAGCGTGGCTGACCGGAGTTTTTACTGCTATCTCGTCAAGTTTCTTAACAAACAGGTCGCGGTCTTCTGTGTACATGATTGCTTCGACCGAAGTTCCCAGTACTTTTACACCATATTTGGCCAGTGTTCCGCTGGTATACAGTTCGGTTCCGCAGTTCAGGGCAGTCTGTCCGCCAAAAGCCAGCAGGATACCGTCCGGTTGTTCTTTTTTGATCACTTCTTCAACAAAATAAGGAGTGATCGGCAGGAAATACACCTTGTCGGCTACCCCTTCTGATGTTTGAATGGTTGCAATGTTCGGATTGAGCAATACGGTGCTGATTCCTTCTTCTTTCAGCGCCTTCAATGCTTGTGAGCCAGAGTAGTCAAATTCTCCGGCTTGTCCGATCTTCAGGGCACCCGAGCCCAGAACAATCACCTTTTTGATACCACTTTTCGACATAGTAATTTGGGTTGTTTAATTTATTGATTTTATAGAATGTTATAATTGTCTTACGAGATCATAAGGCACAAAAAAAATGCGTTAGTAAAAATAACTAACGCATCCTATATAACCAAATGATAATCCTTTAAAATAAAGAAATGAGCTTCATTGTCCGACATATAACCGGAAAAGTATGCTGGATTATCCTTATGTGCCTTCTGTGTCATGAAACTCTATCTTCAAAATTTCGGCAAAGATAAGGCTTATATTTTAAATATGCAAGAGGTTCAGACTGTCTCTTTTTTGAAAAACACCCTTTAGGCCAATAGGACAATCGCGTCAAAAGATTCTTTTCCGACTATCTTTTACTAATTGTCATTTTGACAACCTAATCAGGGTATTTACT
Proteins encoded in this region:
- the carB gene encoding carbamoyl-phosphate synthase (glutamine-hydrolyzing) large subunit — its product is MSKSGIKKVIVLGSGALKIGQAGEFDYSGSQALKALKEEGISTVLLNPNIATIQTSEGVADKVYFLPITPYFVEEVIKKEQPDGILLAFGGQTALNCGTELYTSGTLAKYGVKVLGTSVEAIMYTEDRDLFVKKLDEIAVKTPVSHAVENLEDAVKAAYEIGFPVMIRSAYALGGMGSGICKDEAELRSLAESAFAYSPQVLVEESLKGWKEIEFEVIRDKNDHCFTVVSMENVDPLGVHTGESIVVAPTCSLTDKELDLLKELSTKTIRHLGIVGECNIQYAFNSETCDYRVIEVNARLSRSSALASKASGYPLAFVAAKLALGYSLDEIGEMGTPNSAYKAPEVDYMIVKIPRWDLTKFVGVSRLIGSSMKSVGEIMSIGKSFEEIMQKGLRMIGQGMHGFVGNNDVEFDNLDDALANPTDLRIFAVAKALEEGYTVDRIHELSKITPWFLEKLKNIVDYTKVLSAYNKIEDLPEDVLKEAKRLGFSDFQIARYVENPEGNMEKENIRVRNLRKKLGILPSVKRINTIASEHPELTNYLYMTYDGSQHDISYYPNDKSVVILGSGAYRIGSSVEFDWCSVNAAQTARKLGYKSIMINYNPETVSTDYDMCDRLYFDELSFERVLDVMDLELPKGVIVSVGGQIPNNLAMKLYRQNVPVLGTSPLSIDRAENRHKFSAMLDTLGIDQPRWAELTSMEEIDAFIAKVGFPILIRPSYVLSGAAMNVCHNKEQMIEFLNLAAKVSKEYPVVVSEFLQGAKEIEFDAVAMNGEVVEYAISEHIEFAGVHSGDATLVFPAQKIYFETARRIKKVSKMIAKELNISGPFNIQFLAKNNDVKVIECNLRASRSFPFVSKVLKRNFIETATRIMLDAPYTKPDKSAFDIDWIGVKASQFSFARLHKADPVLGVDMSSTGEVGCIGDDFDEALLSAMMAVGNRIPQKNVLVSSGAAKSKAELLEPCHMLAAKGYNIYGTAGTAKFLNENGIPATAVCWPDEQGDLNIMDMFSQHVFELVVNIPKDHSKRELTNGYKIRRAAIDHNIPLITNARLASAFISAFCNMDEKGIQIKSWQEYK